The DNA window GGGCCCCAGCTCACCTCTAGTGTCCAGACTGGATGCCCGTTGGCTGGGGTCCAGCTTCCATTTCTTGACCTTGAAGTAGGGGCTGGCCCCGTCCAGGCTGGCGTGGCGCCGCAGCCGGGTGAAGAACTGCAGGACGGGTCCGGCCCCAGAGCCAGGGCCTGCCTCCCCACGCCCGGCCTCCCTGTGCCCCGTCGCGGGCCCTGGGCCAGCAGGCTTGCTGCTCCTGGTGCCTGGATCCaactggaagaaaagaggaacaCAGTCAGGCAGGGCCCTCCCCTTGCTGCCCTGCACACCGGCTCCAGCCTGGGCCCAGCTCTGCACTCTAGTGGGCAGCTCTAGCACACAGGGCCACCGCGCCCCACCCAGAACGCAGAGGAGCAGCAAAGGGCGCTCGGTGGCCGGCTGGAAGCTACGCTGAGCTCAGGGGTTCAGCCGGGCGCCTGCCAGATCTGGTCCTCCCAGCCCCAGACAGGTGTCCCCAAGGGTGAGCGTCGCACCCTGGCTCGGGCTGGGTCCTGACCTGCACCTTACAGCCGCTGGGACACTCTGTGCGTGTGAGGGGTGGCTGTGTGGTCTACGTGCCGCCTACCCCTCTTCCTCTCATGCAGGGGGTCAGGCAGGAGCAAGGGGAGTGAGGGTTGGGGAGGCCACGGGCTGACCTCTGTcctggagtggggcagggaggggaggggccgctCGGGGGCCCTCACCCAGGTGCCTTCCCCGGAGTCGCTGGATGCCAAGGGGCTGATCTCGAAGTCAGCAGGGCCCACGGCTGAGTTGTAGGGGTCACCTGGCAGGGCGGAGCTGGGGCCCACGGAGCGGCCGGTGAGGGCCTTCCCCGGGGGCTAGGGGAGGAAGCAGTAACAGGTCAAAGAGCATGGGTGGGTGAGGGGGACTGCTGGACCCACAGCCCACTGTGcaccccagccaggcccccctcccTGTCCTAAGATGAGGAGCCCAGCCCAGAGAGAAAGGGACCGCCAGCAGGGGCGCTGTCCTGTCCACTGAGCCCCAAGCCAGATGCCACCCCTACACTCACCTGGAAGATGGCGAGGTTGGCCTTGGGGGCCGCGGCAGCGTGGGGAGGGGTGGCTGCGCCAGTTTCGCCCAGGTCGCACTCGTGGATTGTGACGATCTTGAGGGGCGGCAGGTGCAGGTGGGTGAGGCGCGCATTCTTCAGGTGGTGGAAGTCCCCCTCCGTCAGGGTGTACCTGCGCCCAGCGCGGCTGCCTGTCACCGTGCCAgccagcaacccccccccccccccggcccccacgCTCGGCCCTCCATTGGACAGCCTGAACCCCCAACCCCACACCTGCTGTCCCTGGTTCCACGGCCCACCCCGTCAATTGTGGGGGACAGCAAGGCCTGCACCCGGCACCCACCGCTCAGGGAGCGCAGTCACAGGGCATCAGGCTCCGGGACATCCCTTAGGGACCGGGTCCCTTCCTGCCGCGCCGCCCCTTACCTGCGGCCCTTGTCCTGCGACTTCCGGCTCTGCTCGAACAGGGCAGCCTCGTTGAAGGACACCCGGCGGCCGGTGGAGCTGGTGGACAGGAAGCGCTCCGTCTCCGCGTCCTGGCCCTCAGGGTCCTCCCCCCTGAAGTCGGGGTCTGCGAGGAGAGCCGAGAGGGTGGGCCCCGGGCGGGCCGCGCCTGGCGCTGGGCGGGCGgccggccggggcggggcggggcggggcggggcgaggggcgggtcccggcgggggcggggcgggcacGCACACATCCGCTCACACACTCACTCGCTCAGCACGCGCCTGCGAGCACCTACGCGCGGGCTCTAAGGAAACAGAGATGAGTCGGAATCGAGCTGCGCCCAGTctggtgggggagacagacagacacagccGGTCAGGCGGCCCGAGGGGgcgggcaggtgggcagggggcgGGCCTGGCGGGGCGCCGCACCTTGGGCCGGGCGAGCGCCATTGTCCAGGTAGGTGGTGGCGGTCTTATCCGCTTCCTCCGTCGCTCTGGGGAGGGACCGCGGGACGGCAAGGTGGGTCGGAGGGCCCGCCTGCCGGGACCCGGGCTCCCGGGGCCAGGCCCCGGTGCAGACACACCGTGCTCCCCAGGCACTCAGAAGCGGGCCCCCAACACCACATGGGCTGACATTCACGCCTGCCGTCGGCACGCACGCGCGTGTGCGCGCTCGCACGGTCCCCCAGCTCCAGGCCCGCCGGGGCCCCGGGGAGGCCGCTGGGGTGGGTGGGCTGCGCACCTGTTGAAGCGCGGGTAGGCCTCCCAGCAGCGCCTGCACACGAGCAGCACGCCGGACAGCACCACTAGCGTGCCACCAACGAAGAGCGACATGACCACCACCAGCAGCACGTAGTTATCCAGGATGGGGTCAGGCTCCGCCTGTGGGCCAGCAGGGGTCAGGACCGCTGGGCATGGCCTCTGGGGGCCCGCCCGGCCCAGCCACCCCACTCCAAACCCCTCACTCACGGTGGGAGTGCCGGTGGCGTTGTCCCACCTCGAGGTCAGGGCGACAGTGGCAGCGGTGCCGGCGGCCGTGGCCATGGTGGGCGTGGGCTGCATTTTGAAGCTAGGAGGAGGGgcctggtggggggcagggcctgCTCAGACCagctcctctgtcccctccctctcctaGCTCCCTGGGAGTGGGAGTAGGAGTCCGCACCGGGCAGTGACTCACGGGGAGGTGGAGGAGAGCCCCGAGGCAGCCCCCACCCCGCTTAGATCAACGCGGGGACCTCCGCTTCCCCATGTTTCAAACGGGGGAGGTGTATGCTATCCACCACCTCCCCAGCCGGTGGGGCCGGCCCAGCAAGGCAGCAGCTGGCCGGGAACCCTGcccagaaagggggaagcagcccTGGGAGGAACGGGGACACTGAGGCTGTCCGCTCACTACCGGGAGCCCCCAGGGGCCCTGCCAGCCGCATCGGGGGAGAGGAGGGGCCTGCCGCAGTCCCGGAGACTGGTTCTACAGGGAGTGGTGCCAGGATTGTGGACCGCGGTGCAGGGACTGAGCTCAGTGCCCACAAGTCGCAACTCCGGGAGGTAGctgtccccctccacccagtGCTAGCAGGAGCGAAAAGGCCAAAGAAGGCGCATCTGTTCCCAGCCCTGAAGAATCCGGTTCCCATGGCGACCGAGCGAGCAGGCCgagcggggaggggggtgttgcCAGGGCGcactgggggagaggagggggtgcgggggagggaggCCTCCTGCAGGGCGGCTTGAGCCGGTCCTGGGTGGCAAGATGGCTGCTGCAGCCGCCTCCCCGCCAGTGCCCAGCGCGGGGCCCTGCGCCTCCACGAGCAGCTCCCCTGGCCAAGCACGCCAGCCTCCACTTTTGCTTCGGGCTCGGGGTAAACTGAGGCCGGGGAGGGGAGCTCAGCCCTCGGGAAAGGGGCTGCCTGGAGAGCGCACCTGTCCGCCCTCCCCTACGCCAGCTCCTCCCGGTGGGAAGGACCGGGGACTGCACTCTGGAATCTCGGGGAGCAGAGTCTGGGCCGGGATGCCCCGCAGCCCTGAGTAGGCAGGGCGCGCGTTCGGCCTTTccccagaggagagggggagcCTGTGCCCGCTCCCGCGTCCCCGGCCCCTGCGGGTTGTAACCCCACTCGACAGCGGGGGGAATCAGGCCCCgagaatgggggcgggggggccctGGCGAAAGCCAGGTGTTCTCAGCGCTCGGTCCGAGAACGACCGAGGCTGCGGGTATCCTCAAGGGGACGGGGCGCGCAAAATGTAGGTCGGGAAATGAGTcccggctgggggagggggcagaagcgCCGTGGCCGTGACAGGAGGCCAGAAAAGATGGCAGGAAGCCGAGGGAAGAGAGAGGTGGACTCCGAGGGGTAGGCGGGGACCAGACCCGAGGGCGGACGTTCCCCACGGGCCCGCCCCTGAGGTCCCGCGGGTCCTTCCCGAGCTCCCTCGCCACCGCGCCCATCCCTGCGCCCCCATCCAGCCCCGGGGACGGGATGGCGAGCCCTCACGGAGAGGCAGAGAGCCGGGCTCCGGGCGCATCGCCGCTTCGGGCTAATCCAGGAGACGGAGACGCCATCGCGCTCGCTGCATctcaggggaaactgaggccgggcAAGGgcgtgggcgggggtgggggagtcccTCTCCAGGCCGCTAACGGGGGATGCAGGGCCCCGCGGACTGGCCCGCACGCCCGCCCCggctccccccactccctccctccggCCTCGCCGCGTCGCGGAAAGGGCGGGTGGTCGGGAGCCGGCGGCGATCCCACGGGCCCCGCGGCCTCGGCCTGCCCCCGCCCGCCTTGGCGTATCCCCGGGCCCGCCGCGCCTACCTCAGCGCCGGGGCGCGCGGCCCAtggggggcgggcgggcgggcggctgCGCGGCGTTCCCGGCGGGCTCCGGTGCCCGGTGGCCGCGGAGCAGGCGGAGAATTTATGAATGGAGAGCGCGGCGCGCGGGGGAGGCAGGCGCAAGAGGAGGGACGGCGCACGTGACCGTGTTGGCGGCGAGCCCGCTCCGACCCGCTGGGTGCCACCCGGTCCCGGGCCGACCGCCCCCGCCGCGCTCGCCGCCGCGTCTGGCTCACGGCGCGCGGGCCAccgcctccccttcccttccGGCGGGAGTGGGAGGCGGAGCCTGCGCTCCCGGACGCCCCCTCCCCACGCCGAGCGGCTCTCCCGGCGGTGGCTGAGTCCCCACGCCCTCCCCTGAGACACAGCCACTGACCCTTCCCAGGGTCCGCTGGGACGGGGAACGAGGGGGAGGAGTCCCGTCCATTGGTTTCCCCTCCTTCGCCTCCCCCAACCTGGGAGTCCCCAGGATGCACagtctggggggtggggttggatATATGccccccccttctcttccttaaTATGTGGCACTGCCAGGTTCACCAGGCCCTGGGTCTTGTTGGGACAAACAGCGAGCAACGATAATAGAATATGACCTGTGCTGAGTGCCACCATGGCCTGCCCAGCCCCGGGTGACATCAGAACTACTCCAGCAGAGACTCCATGCTGGTGACCCACAAAGATGCCTCCATTCTCCATCTCAGAGAATCGTGACTTGTCCTTCTAGATGTCCTTCTAGGACACCAACCTGCAGCAGGGTGGTCTGGGTCCTAGCCCAAACCCCCTGGCCCTATGTTCAACACAGTGTcacccctttcccctccagtGAAAACTGACACTACCACTTCAACCTCAGAGCCTTTACACTGGCAGGTGCAGGGCCTCAAAggctctttctttcccactcagcTTCAAGAGTCATTCCCTGGCTTCCTTCAACTCTTTCCTAAATGGCCAACTCTCAGTGCATGTCCTCTTGGCTACCCTTGGTAACAGCAGCTCCCACCCTGCCCCTTTCTGTGGCCCTGCATGTCACCTGTTATTTGCTGCAGTGTGTCGTGTCCTCCTCACCCATTCTGTCACTGCAGGGTGAGTTCCAAGTCAGGAGCTGGGTCCCTAAGCATAGCACCAGCCGGCATGTCAAAGACAAGAATCTGCCAGTCGAGTGAACACCCAGGCAAGAGCTGGCTCAAGTGAGCAGGACCTGGATGTGCAAAGGACCTGGGGTAAGAAAGTAGGTTTGGAAATCAAAGTGTTGTGTTGGAGGGAACAAGGGAAGCCGTTTTGTGGTTCTCAGCAAGAGAATGACATGGTGCCGCTGGCTGTGTGTGAACTCACCTGCTTCTAGGacaggggaggaggctggggctgtGCAAAACAGTGAGAGTGGCCACTGAGTGGACAGGCCATGCCCACGGGCATCCACTGGAGAGCTCCAGGGTCACCCTAGGTTTGGGGCCTGAGTAACAGGTGCTGCCTTTACGCATTGGCCCCCCTGGAGTAAGAATGGGAGAGAACTTGCCCAGTGGATGGGTTTGAGTAGCGGACTGACGAGGTAGATTAGGCTCGCCTCCATGTGGGGCCCGGGGCTCTAGGAAAGGTTGGGACTGCACACGGGACGCACCCCTAGAAGTGCGAACAGGCTTCCCTCTGCGCGCACACACCCTGGGCCGGGATGCCCAGAGGCGGCGGGGGTCTGGGCACTAGGTCTGCATCCTTCCCCTGTGTTGGCCACAGGCGCCCCAGATGCTGGAAGGCAGGCAGCTAGGATGCAGGCAGCCTCTGGGGTTGGGGAGCCACGGGGGCAGCCCCGCGTCGCAACGCATGTGCCCAGCCCCGGGCCCAGGAGTGACACCCCCTCCCCTGTGGCTGCACCCCTCGGCCCCTCAGCCGAGGCCCTCCCCGGTGCGGGCCCCGACCCCGTCTAACCCACACTCCGCTTTTTGCCGGAGACCAAGATGTGAGCCTGGAGGCCTGGCCCCGGGCGCCACCTGCGTTAGCGCGGGGGCGGAGTGGTGACGTCAACGCCGCGAGCGAGGCTGCGCGAGCCGAGGTGACGTCAGCGCAGCCCCGAGCCGCCCGCGCACGCGTCCGTGCGTCAGCGGCGCGCGGGGGCGGAGACCGGACGAGGCCGCGGCGCGTGCATCTCCGGTCGCCGAGTGCCCTCTGCCGGCCGCGTCGAGTATTGCATCCGAGCGGCGCCCGGCGCTTGTCCGCGTAGATAGGCCCAGGATGCCCTTCCGAGCACGTCTGCGTCCGACAGTCGCAGcccaccccagcctggcccccagcgctgcttttctttgctcttttgagTACTTCGTAGCTTCCAATGTGCCATACGGTTTGCGTATTCGTCACACTGATGTTTGTTAAAGTCCCCACCGCCCCAAACCAAAGTCGAAATCTTGGCATTCCTCTTGATGGCTCTTGCGCCTGGCATCCAAGGAGCGCCCCCAAAGTCTTGAATTCAAGTAATCCCTGCTCCGCGGAGGCTTTTGGCACATACCTCATCTTACCccgcggtggggggggggtgtttcgGGTACTGGAAGGAAACTACAAGCCCCAGCATGCCGCGCGCGGGGCGCAATGCATCATCCGTGTGCGCGGCTCGCTGGGAGTCGTAGTGCGCGCGTGCGCCTTTGCCGGGACTCCTCTTCCCAGAGGTCCCCGCGCGTCGTCCTCCTCGTCCTCCAGCTGCCCGCGTTCGGCTGGAGTCCCCCGGCCGCCGTCGCCATGCTGCCCGCCGCGCTGCTCCGCCGTCCGGGCCTGCGTTCGCTCGCACGCCAGGCCCGCGCCTACGCCGAGGCCGCCGCTGCTCCGGCCCCGGCTGCGGGCCCGGGACAGATGTCCTTCACCTTCGCCTCGCCGACGCAGGTTCGGAGGCCGGTCTGGCTCGGGACCCCGGTTGGCCGCCGTCTCCGGTCCGGACCCTAGTGGTCCGCTGTCGGAGACCCCCGCCATTGTCCCGCTCCCTGCGTCCCTCCCCGGCGTCGTCCAGAATCCGGGCTCCGCAGCCTCCGGCTGTCCGAGGCCCCCAACCCCTCTGGGATCCCGGACCCGCGCCCCTTCCGTCTCCTTTGGTCCGGCTTCCGAGCCCCCCACCTGGGGGTCGCCCCCGCACTCCTGCCCGAGCCCTACGAGTGGAATCCGAGTCCTGTACAATCCTTTGGAAGCCAACGTCCACGGACTCGacctccccgcccctcccgccccctccgcATGTCCCACAGCGTCGGACACTCGTTCTCCTGGGTGCCCGCCCGGCCGGTGCGCCCTTTGTGCTCCTGCAGCGTTTGTGTGTGGACGGGCCCTGCGCTAGAGGCCGGCAGGGAGAGGCTGCGGGGGCCAAAACCCCTGTGTCGCGCGGCGGGGCGTCTCTGTGTCGCCGTCAGTGTTCCTTCCTGCCTTTGGCCCTTGTCCTGCAGGGGGGCCGGTCCCATCGCCCAAGACTGGCCTGCAGTGACGCGCTCCGTGTCGTCTTTCCAGGTGTTTTTCAACGGGGCCAACGTCCGGCAGGTGGATGTCCCCACACAGACGGGAGCCTTTGGCATTCTTGCGGCCCACGTGCCCACCCTGCAGGTCCTGCGGCCGGGGCTGGTGGTTGTCCATGCTGAGGACGGCACCACCTCCAAATACTTTGGTGAGTCTGGTGGGAAGGGGCTGGCTAGGGGCCGCGTACTTCCTCAGGCCGGATCCGGTGTCTGGGCACCGGCTTGGGAAGAGAAAGGGCACAGAGCAGACTGGGGATTAAGAAGCTTgcaggggggcggggtgggggacagggtctCCCAGAGAAGGCAAGCCGGGTGCCAGAGGGGCCCCTTAGGAGGTGCAGGCCCCTGCATCCCAAGTCGTGCCTCCACTAGCACAGCTGCGAGGAGCAGCAGGGTTCGAACCCCGCTCCCGCCTCCGTCCTCATGCTGGCTTCGCCGATGGGCTTGTGGGTGTCCCCTACATCCAGCCCCCAGTGGATGCCCCTGAGCCCCATGTGCGTGTGTCATTCTCTCCGGCTGCTTGTTTTCCGTGTTAGACTCTAGGGCTACAGCGTGGAGCCACTTTCCTGGTTTGGGGGCGATGGTGTCACCTACAAGGGGGTGTGGAGGTCTCACGTCTTCCTCTTCCTGTAGTGAGCAGCGGCTCGGTCACAGTGAACGCGGATTCCTCCGTGCAGCTGCTGGCCGAAGAGGCCGTGACGCTGGACATGCTCGACGTGGGGGTGAGTGTCCCGGGGAGACGGATGCACCGAGGAGGCGGGGCTATGCTAGATATGGCTTCAGGGAAGGGAACTTGAGTTTGGTGGCGGGGCCGGCACCAGGCTGCCGGCACCAGGCTGCCGTCGCCGCTTGGCTCTCACCCGTTCCCCACTTCCCGCAGGCAGCCAAGGTGAACTTGGAGAAGGCACAGTCGGAGCTGTCCGGGGCCACGGACGAGGCCTCCAGGGCTGAGATCCAGATCCGCGTCGAGGCCAACGAGGCCCTGGTGAAGGCTCTGGAGTAGGCAGTGCGTGGCCCGGGCCAGCAGGGAAGCCGAGGCCCAGAACTGGGCAGCGGGTGTCCCGGGCAGGCTGAGCTGGCTGGCGGGGTGGGTTGGGCAGAAAGGGCTGTGAGCCGCCCGCAGGGCTTCTCCTGTGGCTGCAGCGCTTTCGCCAGAGAAGGCCGCCAGGGGGCAGCACGGCTCTAGCGTCCCGCCAAGAGCCCACCTCCTGGCCAGGGCGGCCAGGCCTGGTGGTTGGGGTTGAGCCCAGAGACCTGCTCTGCTGTTTGAGGAGGGGCTGTGTCCCCCCCACACCTGCCAGGCTCCTTCCCCCAACCTCATGTGTCACCCACCATCCCCCTGAGCCTGTAGCCCCTGCCATGAAGACCCGCTCCCAGCCGCCTCCGAGGGATGGCCAGCCCCCAGCTCGAGCCCCCCATTAAAAGCCAGGGACCCGACTCGTGTACGCTGCTTCTGTGTGCTGCCTCGAGCTGTCTTCAGGACCTTCCCAGGCCTTTGTCCCAGCCGTGTGTGTCTCTGCACGCGGATCAGGCTTTAAACACCAGCCTCAGGCTCCAGGGTTTAGAAGCTGGGGCCGGAAGGTCCTCGGGGTCTGTAGTAAATTGGGGAGCGGGGTGTGCAGGGGGCGTGGCCTGTAAAACCAGGGTAGGTGGTGGGCGGGGTGCCATCAGCCCAGGAGGGTGGGGATTGGCACAGGCTGTGGGCTGGGCGTGGGGAGACGGCAGGCAGGGGCGTGGCTGCTGCTccagggccaggcctgggctgCTGGACAGCCACCTGGGGCTCCGCCAAGTTTCAGGATGTGCTGTCTGCCCTGTGGGCTCCCTGGCCCGCCCCAGGCACGCTGGGAAGAGGCGGGTCCTGCCTGCTCCCACAGAGGCCCAGCCCTCTGCTAACCCGGCCTGTGGGTGGCCTGGCTGGCCGAGCGCCTTGTCCCTGGTGGTGTTGGCACCTCTGTGCCATCCAGGCCCCTGGGCTGGCCCCAGATGGGGTGGGGCTGCCAGGCGGGGGCAGCCCTGGCTCTGGGCAGCTTCTGTGCTgttccatttcttctctgttgCAAGCACGGGGGTGGCCAAGAAGCTGGCTCCAGGTGGCCGTCAGGAGACTTTGGGGGAGGGGTCTCCTCACACCCCTGCCTGAGCCCTGGGCCTGAGCAGGACTGACAGGGGGTTCCAGGGTGGTGAGTGTGCAGGAGAGCCTGGGCTTTCCCATGTGTCACTGGCAGCCTGGAGGTGACAGGGaggccacccccaacccccaggcaTGTGGTCAGCACAGATGGACTGAGGATTTGTGTGTCATGGTCCCGTGCAAGTGACTGTCCCCTGGCTTCACTGGTGCTGTGTGGCGGGAGCCTTGCTTGTGGAAGCCTCGTCGTGAGCTCACAGCCATGGGGTCTTTCTCCCTGGGTCCCCCTACTCAGGTTGGTAGGCCAAGCAGCTGGCTCTCCCCAGGCCAAAGAGTGTTGTGACAGCCATGGGCTCATAGGAGCAGGCCCACTCCTCCCTGTTCTGGGTTTTGGGATTCATGGTCACGCTTTGGGAACTAGAACACCACGGACAGGTAAGGCAGCACTTTGAGCCAAGCTGCTGGACGGGCACCCACCCCAGCGGTCCTTCTAGTCATACCCCTGTTCCTGAGAGGGTTCTGCCTCTGGCCAGGGACAGCTCTGAACATAGTAAGATTCCTCAGCACACAGCAGGCTTCCTGAGGGAGATGGGAGCCTTGGGGTGTTAGGGATGCCCACACCGGAGCCTTGTCCTGGACTGGAGACACCCAGGGTGGAGTGGGTCATATGACCAGGAACCGGAGGTCACTACCCTTCCCTCGAGAGCAGGCTCACACAAGGGCTTGTCCTCCTTGGAGGAAGGGGGTCCCCTTGGACTGTGTGTGTGCCCACACCCAAGGGCTGACTAGAGCACGGGATGCTTTAAacgggggaaaaaaaggcaggaagTGGATTGACTTGGTGTGTTAAGTTGGACCTGTAGAGCCAGGCTGGGGCCATGGTCCCTTCCTGAGAGCACTGTCCCACTCCTAAATGTGCATGGACCCTCAGGGCCCCAGTTCTGGGAGGACCAGCTGCTCCCTGGTGACCTGAAGGGCAAGGTCTCACCCCCTCCGCAGATCACACAGCCCTGTCTGCTGTGGCCGTAAGTCCCGGACCCAGCACCAAATGCTTGGCTTCAGGGGCACACAGCTCCCTCTGCCACGCCCACGTTCCTCAGCAGCAGGGCCCTCAGCGGTGGCCCCATAGCCGCCTCTCCAGGCTGCAGCACTTCTCCATCCCAGCCCCCAGTGGCCCCCTCCCAAAGGGCTCCTGACTGGGGGACTGGGAGCCTCTGGGTGTGGAGGTGCTggtgagggtgggaggggcaggtcGAAGGCTGCAGGAGCTTTGGGTGGGAGCAGGATGGAGACCtggaaaggaacacagccctgggAGGGGTGCCCAGGactagggtggggtgggggtggtcaggacAGATACAGTGAGAAGCCAGATAAGTGGAcaaggggcaggggagcaggaaggCTGAGCACCCCACACCACTCAGGGTCGTCCTCAGCTGCCGAGCCAGAGCCCATGCCGGGAGAACGAGGACCGGCCGCGTTTCCACCTGCTGCTGTTTGCCGTCAGTTAACTGGTCTGTGGGATGGGTGGGGTGATCCTGCCCACGCCGGGGCCCCAGAGTGAGCCGAGCTGGATTCTCCCCATCCGTCCGCCGCCGTGGAGAACCGCGGGAACGGGCTCGGAAAGGTCACAGCGCGCTGGGCGGTGACTAGCTGCACTAGGCTGGCCTGGCGCAGGTTAATCGCTCCGTAAATGCCTTCTGAGGTCACCGTTAAGGGATGCAGGAGGCCAGGCTGCTGGGGCACCCCCACAACAGGCAGGTGACTCCAGCCTGTTTTCCTGGATCGTGGCCGCTGACTCAGGCACCCCCCCCTCCCTTGCGCTCCCCCACGCGGGCGCCCCCAGGCGGAAGCACCGGGCCTAGAGCAGTAGGaaagggggcggggcgggagccaACCTGTGCACCCCGAAATCCCGTCCTGGGGATCTGACCCAGCGACGCTGCCGTTCGTGACCTTAGGTTCAGCAGCAATTATGGAGCGACCCCCAATATACGAGGCGAGGCTTCGGGGTGGGTGGCCGAGAACCCAAGGCGCCCCAGGGCCCCGGccggcaggcaggggcgggggcccGCCTGCGTCACCGGCCGTCCGGCCCTCCGCCCCCTGCCCGCCCAAACTCCACCCCGAGGGAAGGCGGTGCGGATAAAGGCTTGGGGGCCGCCCACTCGGCCCCAGACCTGCCCCGCCACCGCGCTCTGTCCCCGGACGTGGGTACACTCAGGACTGTTGAGACCTCGGACCGGCCGCGTCCGGTGAGTGCGGGTGGGATCTCGCCGGACTAGTAGGAGGGCCCCCACTCTAGGCTCTTAAAGGTGCCcccacttttctttgttttcgGGGCAAGCAGGGCTCGGGGTGTCTCCAGCCCTGGCGAGCCCCTCGGGTCGTGGGATGGGAGGGGCTCGGCGCAAGCAGCACCGCCCAGGCAAGACCTCAGCCCCCGCCCCGCCTACCGGGCACTCTTCCTACCCCGcgagtgaccttgagcaagttgctgtgcagcctcagtttctccagttGTGCGGCCTGGCCTCCCGCCTTAGAGGCTCCAGACCCCTAACGGAGGTTCCCACCTCGCCAGCAGTCCGTAGGCCTCTCTCCCGCCCCGGGGCAGCTGCTTCGCCCCCTCCCCAGGACTTCAGGCAGCGCTCCCGCACGGGGCCGGCAGGGGGCGCGCTGGCGCTGCTGACTCACCGCAGCCCCAAGCGGCGCGCGCGGGCGCAGCCGGGGACGCCGCGTCACGTCACGGCTCGGGCGGGCGCGACTAGGGAAGCGGGCCGGGCCCGCGGGACAGGGGTGGGACGCGAGGTGGTACCGGCGAGGCAGGgtgcgggcgggggagggggagggccctCCTGGCACCGGCCCACGTCACTGCGGTGCAGGCCCCGCCCGCAGCCCCGCTCCTCGCCGGGACCTCACGCCCCACGGATGGGGGACGCCCGGCGGCCGAACCTCCTGAGAGCCGCCCGGGCCCGAAGCGCAGGGATCGCCTCCC is part of the Mustela nigripes isolate SB6536 chromosome 2, MUSNIG.SB6536, whole genome shotgun sequence genome and encodes:
- the CBARP gene encoding voltage-dependent calcium channel beta subunit-associated regulatory protein isoform X3 — protein: MENGGIFVGHQHGVSAGVVLMSPGAGQAMVALSTGHILLSLLAVCPNKTQGLVNLAVPHIKEEKGGAYIQPHPPDCASWGLPGWGRRRRGNQWTGLLPLVPRPSGPWEGSVAVSQGRAWGLSHRRESRSAWGGGVRERRLRLPLPPEGKGRRWPARREPDAAASAAGAVGPGPGGTQRVGAGSPPTRSRAPSLLLRLPPPRAALSIHKFSACSAATGHRSPPGTPRSRPPARPPWAARPGAEAPPPSFKMQPTPTMATAAGTAATVALTSRWDNATGTPTAEPDPILDNYVLLVVVMSLFVGGTLVVLSGVLLVCRRCWEAYPRFNRATEEADKTATTYLDNGARPAQDPDFRGEDPEGQDAETERFLSTSSTGRRVSFNEAALFEQSRKSQDKGRRSSQSTSATWAKLAQPPLPTLPRPPRPTSPSSSSALPGDPYNSAVGPADFEISPLASSDSGEGTWVRAPERPLPSLPHSRTELDPGTRSSKPAGPGPATGHREAGRGEAGPGSGAGPVLQFFTRLRRHASLDGASPYFKVKKWKLDPSQRASSLDTRGSPKRHQFQRQRAASESTEQEEGDAPHGDFIQYIASAGAAVAFPPPRPFLASPTSPSPTLGRLEAAEEVGAAGGASPESPPESSGGVGPEQLQQQESDGERDSGPEQAQTSYRDIWSLRASLELHAAAASDHSSSGNDRDSVRSGDSSGSGSGTTAPAFPPPSPPPTPRSADGEAGGPRKLLQMDSGYASIEGRGAGDDGLPSASEKRSSFTSAGRTATVGSSFEGALAPTEAPARPRSPRAWPRRAPRRDYSIDEKTDALFHEFLRHDPHFDDALPCAARHRARAHPHPHARKQWQQRGRQHSDPGARAAPPAPPAPPFRPDPRPPRAPLRRGDSVDCPSEGRAGEDPAAPAIPVIEEEPGGGGGGGGCPGSGLCVEPPGTLLDKLAAGLDDRLFPPRLAQPIAAAPALAAAAPTSPDHSPA
- the CBARP gene encoding voltage-dependent calcium channel beta subunit-associated regulatory protein isoform X1, with the protein product MENGGIFVGHQHGVSAGVVLMSPGAGQAMVALSTGHILLSLLAVCPNKTQGLVNLAVPHIKEEKGGAYIQPHPPDCASWGLPGWGRRRRGNQWTGLLPLVPRPSGPWEGSVAVSQGRAWGLSHRRESRSAWGGGVRERRLRLPLPPEGKGRRWPARREPDAAASAAGAVGPGPGGTQRVGAGSPPTRSRAPSLLLRLPPPRAALSIHKFSACSAATGHRSPPGTPRSRPPARPPWAARPGAEAPPPSFKMQPTPTMATAAGTAATVALTSRWDNATGTPTAEPDPILDNYVLLVVVMSLFVGGTLVVLSGVLLVCRRCWEAYPRFNRATEEADKTATTYLDNGARPAQDPDFRGEDPEGQDAETERFLSTSSTGRRVSFNEAALFEQSRKSQDKGRRYTLTEGDFHHLKNARLTHLHLPPLKIVTIHECDLGETGAATPPHAAAAPKANLAIFQPPGKALTGRSVGPSSALPGDPYNSAVGPADFEISPLASSDSGEGTWVRAPERPLPSLPHSRTELDPGTRSSKPAGPGPATGHREAGRGEAGPGSGAGPVLQFFTRLRRHASLDGASPYFKVKKWKLDPSQRASSLDTRGSPKRHQFQRQRAASESTEQEEGDAPHGDFIQYIASAGAAVAFPPPRPFLASPTSPSPTLGRLEAAEEVGAAGGASPESPPESSGGVGPEQLQQQESDGERDSGPEQAQTSYRDIWSLRASLELHAAAASDHSSSGNDRDSVRSGDSSGSGSGTTAPAFPPPSPPPTPRSADGEAGGPRKLLQMDSGYASIEGRGAGDDGLPSASEKRSSFTSAGRTATVGSSFEGALAPTEAPARPRSPRAWPRRAPRRDYSIDEKTDALFHEFLRHDPHFDDALPCAARHRARAHPHPHARKQWQQRGRQHSDPGARAAPPAPPAPPFRPDPRPPRAPLRRGDSVDCPSEGRAGEDPAAPAIPVIEEEPGGGGGGGGCPGSGLCVEPPGTLLDKLAAGLDDRLFPPRLAQPIAAAPALAAAAPTSPDHSPA